One genomic window of Quercus robur chromosome 6, dhQueRobu3.1, whole genome shotgun sequence includes the following:
- the LOC126732740 gene encoding patatin-like protein 1 isoform X1, protein MDKTASSSSSFKIQPPSHGNLVTILSIDGGGVRGIIPGVILAYLESQLQELDGEEVRLADYFDVVAGTSTGGLIAGMLVAPNENNRPLYAGKDIVPFYLDNCPKIFPQVSGIFASVVNLVKILTGPKYDGKYLHKLIRKELGDTKFHQTLTNLVVPTFDIKKLQPTIFSSFQLTNHPILDAALSDICIGTSAAPTYFPAHYFSNQDTHGSVRDFNLVDGGVAANNPTLIAISEVTKQIINKNPDFLPIKPMAYDQLLVISIGTGSDTSEQKYNSKTASKWGVISWLYEDGDSPLIDCYSDSSKDMVDYHNSVIFQALHSENNYLRIDIDTLHGNLSSVDVSTKENLGNLVKVGEQLLENPVTRLNLDTGRYEPVENGGTNEAALKRFAKSLSDEKKLRDSKSQSNKGAN, encoded by the exons ATGGACAAAactgcatcatcatcatcatccttcaAAATTCAACCTCCATCACATGGAAATCTTGTTACAATTCTTAGTATTGATGGAGGAGGTGTTAGAGGGATCATTCCTGGAGTCATTCTTGCTTACCTCGAGTCTCAACTTCAG GAGCTAGATGGCGAGGAAGTAAGGCTTGCCGATTACTTTGATGTAGTTGCTGGGACAAGTACAGGTGGTCTCATTGCAGGCATGTTGGTAGCACCAAATGAAAATAATCGACCTTTATATGCTGGCAAAGATATAGTACCATTTTACCTTGATAACTGTCCCAAAATCTTCCCGCAGGTAAg TGGAATATTTGCGTCAGTTGTGAATCTAGTGAAAATTTTAACGGGTCCCAAATATGATGGAAAGTATCTTCACAAGCTCATAAGAAAAGAATTAGGGGATACGAAGTTTCACCAAACCTTGACAAATCTAGTTGTTCCAACATTTGACATCAAGAAACTTCAGCCTACTATTTTTTCCTCATTTCAG TTGACAAACCATCCAATCTTAGACGCTGCATTATCAGACATATGTATAGGCACCTCAGCAGCCCCAACTTATTTTCCTGCCCACTATTTTAGTAACCAAGATACACATGGAAGCGTGCGAGATTTCAACCTTGTTGATGGTGGTGTGGCTGCCAATAATCCg ACACTGATCGCCATCAGTGAAGTGACCAAACAGATTATTAACAAGAACCCAGATTTCTTGCCAATTAAGCCGATGGCCTATGATCAATTGCTTGTGATCTCAATAGGGACGGGCTCAGACACGAGTGAACAAAAATACAATTCTAAAACTGCTTCAAAGTGGGGTGTGATATCTTGGTTATATGAAGATGGAGATAGTCCATTGATAGATTGTTACAGTGATTCAAGCAAGGATATGGTTGATTACCACAATAGTGTGATTTTTCAAGCTCTTCATTCTGAAAATAACTACCTTCGAATAGAT ATCGATACGTTACACGGTAATTTGTCTTCTGTTGATGTATCTACGAAGGAGAACTTGGGAAATCTAGTGAAAGTGGGCGAACAGTTGCTAGAGAATCCAGTTACTCGCCTAAATTTGGATACTGGTCGCTATGAACCAGTTGAA
- the LOC126732740 gene encoding patatin-like protein 5 isoform X2, with protein sequence MDKTASSSSSFKIQPPSHGNLVTILSIDGGGVRGIIPGVILAYLESQLQELDGEEVRLADYFDVVAGTSTGGLIAGMLVAPNENNRPLYAGKDIVPFYLDNCPKIFPQLTNHPILDAALSDICIGTSAAPTYFPAHYFSNQDTHGSVRDFNLVDGGVAANNPTLIAISEVTKQIINKNPDFLPIKPMAYDQLLVISIGTGSDTSEQKYNSKTASKWGVISWLYEDGDSPLIDCYSDSSKDMVDYHNSVIFQALHSENNYLRIDIDTLHGNLSSVDVSTKENLGNLVKVGEQLLENPVTRLNLDTGRYEPVENGGTNEAALKRFAKSLSDEKKLRDSKSQSNKGAN encoded by the exons ATGGACAAAactgcatcatcatcatcatccttcaAAATTCAACCTCCATCACATGGAAATCTTGTTACAATTCTTAGTATTGATGGAGGAGGTGTTAGAGGGATCATTCCTGGAGTCATTCTTGCTTACCTCGAGTCTCAACTTCAG GAGCTAGATGGCGAGGAAGTAAGGCTTGCCGATTACTTTGATGTAGTTGCTGGGACAAGTACAGGTGGTCTCATTGCAGGCATGTTGGTAGCACCAAATGAAAATAATCGACCTTTATATGCTGGCAAAGATATAGTACCATTTTACCTTGATAACTGTCCCAAAATCTTCCCGCAG TTGACAAACCATCCAATCTTAGACGCTGCATTATCAGACATATGTATAGGCACCTCAGCAGCCCCAACTTATTTTCCTGCCCACTATTTTAGTAACCAAGATACACATGGAAGCGTGCGAGATTTCAACCTTGTTGATGGTGGTGTGGCTGCCAATAATCCg ACACTGATCGCCATCAGTGAAGTGACCAAACAGATTATTAACAAGAACCCAGATTTCTTGCCAATTAAGCCGATGGCCTATGATCAATTGCTTGTGATCTCAATAGGGACGGGCTCAGACACGAGTGAACAAAAATACAATTCTAAAACTGCTTCAAAGTGGGGTGTGATATCTTGGTTATATGAAGATGGAGATAGTCCATTGATAGATTGTTACAGTGATTCAAGCAAGGATATGGTTGATTACCACAATAGTGTGATTTTTCAAGCTCTTCATTCTGAAAATAACTACCTTCGAATAGAT ATCGATACGTTACACGGTAATTTGTCTTCTGTTGATGTATCTACGAAGGAGAACTTGGGAAATCTAGTGAAAGTGGGCGAACAGTTGCTAGAGAATCCAGTTACTCGCCTAAATTTGGATACTGGTCGCTATGAACCAGTTGAA